In Zingiber officinale cultivar Zhangliang chromosome 1A, Zo_v1.1, whole genome shotgun sequence, the DNA window ggtgtccggtcaatcttgacccacctgaatctccacgtgcctggcttcactcaccaggtctttccatctgcatagctttactcactaagtctttctatctacctagcttcactcacgaggacttttCATCAGCCTGACTTCACATACCAGGACTTTTCATCAgcttgacttcattcaccaggactttaacctatcttcactcactagaattttcccactgcccgacttcactcaccgggactttcacctgcctagcttcactcactaggtctttcccattgtctaatctccagttagaactttctcagtcaagtatctggtcaaccctttgacataCTTAACTATTCTTTACATtagactggtcaaaccttgaccagaggggaattgctttAACAATCTCTTCAATCAgacgattgctcctgcaatctccatatattgtcaaatatcgaaatctaaacatcaagactcaagcttgagtcgcgTCACTCTGTCATCGGAGTTGTGTTGCTCGATCATCAGAGCAGTGTCACTCATTCGTCAGAGTCACATCGTGGAGTCACAGGAACGTCTTTGGAGCAGCGCACAAAAAAGCAATCGCAAATGCAAGTTGTGTGTATGTCTCTTAGTGGAATGCTGCTTATATAggttgttccgggcgcctggatcccttcaaAGCGCATGGACCGTGACGTCAACTCTTCCAATTAGCGCGCTCCAAACTGGCGACGAGATAAGTCATGGCATTTCGGGCCCAGACcagatccgggcgcccagaccagctcCGAGTGCCTGGACCGACTTTTTCAACAACTTAttttcctgtaaaataaagttagtttaggcagtataaaatatatgtaaaatataaatttgacGGTCTCtaactgtctggttctgactttgagtttcgctgaaactctagctcgaaccgacgtctactgttccctcctaagggggaacacgtcctcacatgaccctctcaggagagtttacattTTTCCAGACCGGCCCTCcagaccatctggacttttgcttagcgtccaAGAATTCAGGTCTTCATACTGAAAGtccactccacgacccgtccagacttccacctggtccacGACCATTAGGATTTTcatctagagtcctcgactccaggattttgcccaaagtgctcgaccgCCAAGACTTTGCCTTGCTTAACCGCAATTAGGAATTTCCAccatctagggttacctctccctaggatctagggttacctccccctacggttttccacctacctagaatccattAGAACTTTGCTTataaacacttaggacttttctgcaaactcattcatctttgttagacaacaagtaaccttaactttggactctttgccataatcaaaacttaggttcgatcgtcttgTAATCCCTGCACCAATAGAAACTACTCAAACATATGCGGATCTAAAGAGGGGACAACCATTGCATTACTAGACTGTTGTGGTTgattatcatatttccatgaaGTATTTTGATGTAGCAATGGTAGTTGTTTAGGTCGTTGTCACTGATACTACTGCAATGATCGTTTATGCTGCTGTGATAATTTATCTTTATTGAACAATAATGGGCACTAGAAGTTGTCTTTGGAATAAACACACTCATCACTAGAAACCTTcatatttgacatattttgaTTATGAGACAGAGGCCACTAAGGTGCTGCAAAAACAGATGGCATAGACGGTGCAATAATCCTCTTATTAACCTGAGACTTAAGGCGAATCTCCTCAGCTAGCAATTCATGTATCACTAAATCAATAGAAGGGATAGGACTACGATGTAAAATTATTCCACACAATTCTTCAAAATCATCACGAAAAGTCATAAAAAATTAGACAAGATGTTGTTCTTCTCTACGAGTGACATAAGCCGGGAATACTCGTAATTCTGGGGATTATATGAGTGTCAACTGATCTCATAGTTCTGACATGATAGAATAAAAATCTTGGACGCTCATATCTTGCTGTTGAAGTGCTCGGATATCTGCTTCCAATTGATATCATGTTTTGCAAAATTAGATGGTGCATAATTTTGCTAGATGATCCCAAACCTCTTTGACAGTCTTATACTTGGCCAATTGAGCACCAATAAAGTGTGTAACATAATTATTGATCCATGTAATAATCTTCGTATTATCAACCTCCCAACTATTCCACAACTTTGCATAATTAGTAGCGTTGTTGTCTATAAGTTTAACTCACACATCTGAAACATATCTCCACATAGATTTTCTTCACAAGAAATATTTCATAACATATCCTTAATACGAATAATTTTTTTCGTTCAATTTGACACTAATCGATTGAAGCGAATCATCTATACAATCACTTATAATAATAGAACGAATAGTACTCACAAATAACCAAAAGATAAACAAAACCAAGTTGatgtaaaaataaaagaaactcaATTAAAAGCTCAGAACAAGAAGATAAAGGTTGTGAATCAAATTAACAGTTTTTCAATCAACCTATTAAAGTCATGAAGATGAAGACTCTAACACCATGTAAacattgagaagagaaaaaagtTCGCCGTATTATTGAATCAAAAgtgttttagaaatttagagtacAAAGGATTATATATCTAGATTAAGAACCCTGAACCATTAATTGAAATGGAAAAGACTAAAATACACTAAACATATAAACaaattattatataaaatctGACTGTTAGAACTTGTTTCTTAGCCCCACATCTTCACAGAAATCTGGCTCTTGTTCATATTAAAGTAATCCACAACCTTCATTGCCACAGACAGATAGTTCTTCCAAAAAATATGACTTGTTCCAATAGCTTCAAGGATGCTTGCCAAGTAGTTTCTATATAATGGTGGTACAGGCCAAATGAACCTTTAACTTTTGGTTTCTAGATGGCAAAAAGGTTCGGATTGAATTTTCATCATACCCAGAGACTACTTCAATTTTGTTGAAGTACAGAGAAGCACCACCTGTTATATCGCATTATCTTGCCAAAGATGGCATTCCAGGCAGTAATGTATTCAGCAGTCTTGCATGCAACCACTGTCATCTAATCTGAAGCAGATAGGTGACTTTCTTGGGATGCAAAAGAGATCTCAGATCAAATTGTATCTGTTCCACGGTTTCAACAGCAAGTGAGATATGGTAACTCTGCTGGGTACAAATTTGAAGGTTCAAGAGGGGTAGGACAGTTTGATAATTTTTGGCTGGACATTTAGGAGTGTTTTCCTCACCCACTTGTACTATATATTTACCTTTATAGATTACATAGCAAATCTCAAATAGTGGAGGCAAACAAACTTTACGATGATGTAATTTGATAGCTtttggttttgtttaactttgcaGTATGTAGGGGGGAAATACAAGTTGGTCAAAAACTCTTATTAATGGATTCTTTGCTGCTATATTGTCGTTGATATTATtaaattttgagggatgtcctaaagcAACCGCTTTAtgatttttactatttatttaataaatatagagTTATTATTTGAGTGAAtattatatgtttaaataatCTTAAAATCATTTACTCAATGTCCGCAATATAATTCATACCATAAGAGAATTTGTAATTAAAttacaacttgtgattatctctacatatataattatgaacgtattgaaaTTTCCCTAATCGTTGAATTCgtgcattcagacatcatcaattctataaaactagtacgggttatactccttgattcGGTCAAACAATTGTTTCTTACTAGttggagatattgggatgtcgagagttaaacgtggatactagttatggtaactagttcattggagtaacttcttgtaagacttcatatggttctctacaaatatggatatgtctgtaaaGTTTTTATTGCAactcgagtgtaagtttccttcgacttgaggtatacaagtcatcttggtcgtgaagacttatactttgatatcttaatcAAGCATCTCCTTGGAAGTATGGACACGAGATGATTGAATATAAGTAGAAATATTCAAAGGTGTCTGAATAGCACACGAAGGATTCATCACTCTTTACGGGGAGACGTATACTTTATGGCCACTCATTAAGATTATTATTCAAAGTCTTTGgctaaagcatcacatgttaagagtatgtgaCTCTTGTATACATGtgtgagtaatttgaatccgtagaacgagaaaatattacttgggctagatGTGACGTAATCAACCTACTGAGAGcaaacacatagaccatgtcatgtACCAAGTAGATATAAGATGAATGAAAGGAATGAgacatgactcactgtagctacTGCAGGGTTCAGTATTAGTTCTGAGATCAATTGTTATTTtctgactaattggggatcatgatgtactactaggtgtcactcatgatcgttccataattaagaagttaattatggacgaccaagataaaccgggaacctattCAGTCATACGCACTACGAATTtttaaaagacataaaataagttagaaaataaGATTCTCagatcaaaagataaatatgTAGTTGGACCATACATgggacatatatataaatatttgtcGGAATGGAAGCGCGGATGAACCACATCTCTTATAGAAGAGTTGAACCCTATTTGAtttagccatgaaccaacttgatttagttgtgaaccaaaccaagggttaatgagctaattttttgttaaggcatAATAGGttagatttgggctttctaatccaactcattaaagatgaCTATATGTTGATATgattaagagagaattaatacacaattcACTATTGGCTTGattagattttgaaaatctaaactcAATACCTCTCTCCCTCTACCTCTCTCTTGCTAccgaccacaacaagagggtCTCATGTTGTTGCtgtgagccacccaaaggaagaaggtcttccttttgcttcttcttcctattTGATCATTCTCCTTCGCTTGTGGCTAGTTCCTTCCGAAGGTAAAGTTTGTTCttttggagttgtcttgaagaacTTGACGTAGATGTTGATAGAGGTGAGATTTGATAACGTCGCAAAAGGTTGATGTCattctcattacaggtcatctGTAAAGTATacttagaataattattattcaattttattttattttatgttcttcTCTGTATGATTATATCTTACATGCGTGTGATGTGTGTGAtacaataaattaatttatttatcgttaagtcatccgttgtgcatgtttacgaaatgtaTTTTTAGCACACCACGCAATAGACATATCcatcagtggtatcagagcctgatcgtgtATTGAtatgatcataaaattattttacggttcgtaattagtgttgtaattaattttgagatttttctagaattattaaaaaaaattattttttggaagtttcttaaattgttataaaaattacttttgaaaagtttctaaaataattttagaaaattaaatttagaagtattctgttaatttaaaaattattatttatgggattttctcaaattttaagaaatatatatatatattttttaaaaaaaatactttattaGTAAACAATAAATTTGGAATGATGATGCAATCATTTGATCTTGAGTGGGGCACAGATACATGAGAAATAGGGTCAAAGGATCTCATCTGATAATAAACATTATCTAAGAACATTTGTCGTTAAATTGGGTTAGTTAAATCCTACTTATGTAGACAATGCCTCCACCTCTCACATTGAGATGTTAGGATTCACTCGAGATCGGTGGGATCAATCATTCCAATGTAAAAGACTGGGGCACTGCTTGTACAGACACGGTGAAATCAATCGCTGAACTGGACCCAACTGATCTCTAAATTCACATGGATTCTTGATTTTTTGAAAGGCAAATTATCGGAAACATCAGAACAATTACTCTTTGAACGTTATATGTTTTCACTTTATTGGGATGTGGTCTCAATAAATTTCCCAGATTCTCGTTGTGGCAGATTTTAAATCCTTCCTGAGTTTTGGTCATATTATGGTGATTGAAGGAACTGATATTGACGAGGATGTTGATATTTTTTGGAGTCATTTATAATATTCTTACTCAGATTCATTCTAAGCAGTTAGAAATTTCACCGATACAGAGTTTGGATTTACTCAGGAATAATGCATGGATTTCACTTGTGCTTGTGCTTCTTAATGCTGGTCTTTTAAAATGCTCCAGAGAAAATAATCATGGTCAGCATTACTTGGCTAATCAATCTGCGTATGTTGGATTTCACATTAAGATAATAACTTGGATACTCGACGAGTATTCAAAGTTTCATGGTCATTCCAACAAttgttattcaaaaatttattgATCCGAAGATTTGTTGATCCCGGAGGAGTTTTTTTTATAGaagtattattttaaatttgaggataatttttttttaatccggAAGAATCTAAAGGTGTGTTTTTTTTAGTTTgtgtgtttttcattttcattttatgaaaaacgtatatttatgaaaaatagtatttgatttatatttttcatacccattcttttaaaaaataaatatcattttttagaaaaatagaaaaatctaaaaattattttttattttctagaaaatacaTGTTTTCTAAAATATAAAAATGGAAAAGGTGCAAATCGCACACCCTACCCTAAgatttttattactatttttaataattttaaatttttttaatacttGAGATATTTTTAGTATTAAGCTAGTTTTCATAATTTCTATTTTATAGATTCCgtttaagattttttaaaattgtaaggattttttttttcttttgtactctatataaataattatttttttaaaagtattacTTTTTCGACATCTCCTGCGTCAGAAGATCAGCATCCTGCCCGACGTCAGAAGATTCCTCGTTCGTCTTCGCGTTCTTTGTTCTCGTTCATCGGCGTTCTCCCAATGTCGGTGGCTACTCAAACGGCGATTTCTTCTCCCTTCCGGCGCCGGGCCGTCATTTACGAACGCGCGCTCAAGGCCTTACCTGGAAGCTACAAACTGTGGCATGCGTACCTCCGCGAGCGCCTCGAAGCCGTCCGCGGCCGCCCCGTCAACGACCCGGCCTTCGATTCTCTCAACAACACCTTTGAGAGCGCCCTCGTGACGATGCACAAGATGCCCCGCGTCTGGCTCATGTATCTCGCCTCCCTCTCCGAGCAGCGACTCCTCACCCGCGCTCGTCGGACCTTCGATCGTGCCCTCCGCTCCCTCCCTGTCACCCAGCACGATCGCATCTGGGAGCCCTACCTCACTCTTGTCTCCCTCCCCGGTGTTCCCGTGGAGACCTCCCTACGCGTCTTCCGCCGGTACCTCTTGTTCGATCTTTCCCACATCGAAGATTTCATCAATTTTCTTATGGCCTCGAAGCGCTGGCAGGAAGCCGCAGAGCGGCTTGCTGGTGTACTTAATGACAACAGCTTCCGTTCCATCAAGGGTAAGACACGGCATCAGCTATGGCTTGAGCTTTGCGACCTCCTCACTCACCATGCCACTGAGGTGTCCGGCCTTAATGTTGACGCCATAATACGAGGTGGCATCCGGCGGTACACGGATGAGGTTGGGCGACTATGGACGTCCCTTGCGGATTACTATGTCCGCAGGGGATTGTATGAGAAGGCGAGGGACATCTTTGAGGAGGGCGTTCAGATTGTGACAACAGTTAGGGATTTCAGTGTGATCTTTGAAAGTTATGCACAGTTTGAACAGAGTGCACTTGAAGCAAAGATGGAGACagctgaggaggagaaggaggatgggGAAGGggaggaagatgaaaggaaggTTGATTTATCAAAGCTGAGCAAGAAGTTCCTCCATGGCTTTTGGTTAAATGATGACAATGATACAGATTTAAGGATGGAGAGGTTTGAGAATCTTCTCTCCCGTCGGCCAGAGCTCCTTAACAGTGTGCTCTTACGACAAAATCCTCACAATGTGGAACAGTGGCATAGGCAAGTTGGCTATATAGCAATTTGTTCTtcttttgattattattttagtCCATTTAGGTTACTGaatctttttatttatttgtttatttttttgttgtGCAGGCGAGTTAAAATTTTTGAGAATGATCCAGCAAAACAGGTTTTCACTTACACAGAGGCAGTGAGAACAATTGATCCGTTGAAGGCAGTGGGGAAGCCTCACACACTTTGGGTTGCCTTTGCCCGATTATATGAGAGCCACAATGATCTCAAGAATGCTAGGGATATTTTTGAGAAGGCTGTCAATGTCAATTACAAGGCAGTGGACCATCTAGCAACTGTCTGGTGTGAATATGCTGAAATGGAGCTGAGACACAAGGAGTTCAGAACAGCCATTGAGCTAATGCGGAAGGCCACTGCAGAGCCCTCAGTTGAAGTCAAGCGCAGAGGTactaaatttatttagtttttgttgttTTGTGACCCATAATAGTCCTGTTAAGATGAAGAATTATCTTTATTTACATTACCTACTAGACCGTGAAGCACTTGTGCTTGGATTTATGTTGGAAACAGcatattttttttatgcttaTAAAAAATTTGCAATTACATGAGATAATCAGCCTAGTAATGACAGCAGGTCACCAGTGGACCAACATGAACAGTTGAATTTAAAGTTATTGGATCATTATCTAGTAATCCCATGTAAGCtagaaaattatgtaaaaatgTGTAATTTAAACGTTACCCAAACTGTTGTGATAAGGTATTaagtttttcttctccttttttttttattgcttAATACTTATCTCAAATCCAGATAACTTTAGAATCTGGATGAAACTTGGGAAACAAAACTTTATCCTTCTTGGACTTAGATACCTTAAGAAGTCAAGCTAAAACAAGATCCATCAGCATTGTGCTCAATTTGAAGTTGTTTTCTACCTGTATCATGATTGTATGCTAACATGATAGTATTGCTAGCCTACAAATGAACCAAAAGGATGCTAATTGGTTTTCAACACATTGTCTTTTTGCAGTTGCTGCTGATGGTAATGAGCCTGTACAGATGAAGCTACACAAATCATTGAGGCTGTGGAGCTTTTATGTGGATTTGGAGGAGAGCCTTGGGATGTTGGAGTCGACTCGAATAGTTTATGAGCGTATACTTGATCTGCGAATAGCAACTCCACAAATTATCCTAAATTATGCATTCTTTCTTGAGGTAAGAAACAAGTGATATTCTTGTGATGTTTCGCTTCTTCTTGATGAAAATTCTTTCATTCTCAAATTTGTTTTGCTTTGACCTTTCAGGAGAACAAATACTTTGAAGATGCATTCAAGGTTTATGAGAGAGGTGTGAAGATATTTAAATACCCACATGTTAAAGATATATGGGTCACCTACCTCTCCAAGTTTGTTAAGAGATATGGAAAGACAAAGTTGGAGCGTGTAAGAGAGTTGTTTGAACATGCTATTGAGCAGGTATTGATCAAGTTTTAACTGTTGGCTTTTGATGGATTCACTCAAGtgtgcatgtttagttttatgtCAATATGAGATCAATAAGTTTTTGTTAGTTTGGTTAATTAACTCTCGGTGTTTATGATGAATTAAATCAGGATGTTTTCTATCAATCGCTCTAAAAGGATGATAGTGGATGAATAGTATGTTGGCTTCTCAGTCAATGCTTGTTTGATGCACATAAGTTTGTGTCTTGGTTTTGAAATCATCTTTTGGCTCCAGTCCTCTGATTTTACATGTTTTATGATTTGTTTTTGTAAACCTTCAATTAGCGGGTCTTTGCTAGTTTGTTTTCAGTTACTTATAACAACTAAAGTAGTATATATTCTTTGTGTGGGTGTGGGTTGGGAGTCGTTGGATAATTGAGCCATTGAGGTTCCAAAACATCAGTTCTCCATTTTTGTCTCTGGTGAATAGAAAAAGTACAATCCTGATATGTGCTCAATGATGCATCAAAGTCATTAGTTTTTTTGTTCTAATATTCTACATCAGCTTTATTTATCTTCATTGCAGTACTCAGTTTAGGAAACTTTGCTCAGTCCAACATTTTACATTTACTGTCTATAAGAACATATTTCACAATTGGATACCGATTATGTTTGATTAATATTTAGTCATGTGATATTAGTCTACTCTAATATTAGCCCtttataaacttttttttttcactaGAATAGACTATTTCAGATTATGGCATGATTGTATTGATTCTTTAGGGGAAAAAAGAATGAATATAGTTCTATTGCCTTAACAGTAGAGGCTAATTAATGAGTTTCTATGTCATGGTCAGGCACCTGAAAATGAGGTAAAGCCAATATTCCTTCAATATGCAAGACTGGAGGAAGAGTATGGTCTTGCGAAGCGTGCAATGAAGGTCTATGATCAAGCAGTGAAGACTGTCCCTGACAGTGAGAAATTGAGCATGTATGAGATTTATATAGCTAGAGCAGCTTCAATATTCGGTGTTCCAAAAACTAGGGAGATATACCAGgttggttttttttttgtttgtctcTTCCTGTTGAATCTTAACAAGATTTATCTGCAGCTGTTAATTGAGGCATTCAATGTGAGATATTGGTCAATTCTTTGCTTTGTTATCATTGTTCCTCTCTAGGAGCGTAAATAATTCATGGCGATCATAAGTTAAGAACTTGCTAAATGCAGAACAATTCTCAAATCCAAAGGTAGTATCTTTGATTGAGAACTAACACATTATCCAGCAAGGGTACTTCTAACAGTACAATATAGGAGCCGGTTGATAACCTACCTACTACAGCGTAAATTTTTTGGTATCCCTACACTTTAGCTTGGATATACTTAACTAACCTAATTAACATAGGTTATATTAGAATGTTAATATTATAGTATGTCATATGATAATTGAGAATAGTTTTCGTTGTGCCACCATGCTTTTGTGTTTAAAATAGATCCTTTAATTCGTGTTGTCTTCTTATTCAATATTGCATCTTTGCTTAACTTCATATTGCTTCTTCTTCAGCAAGCCATTGAATCTGGTCTGCATGATAATGACGCCAAGAAAATGTGCTTGAAGTATGCTGAATTGGAAAAGAACCTTGGAGAAATAGATCGTGCACGGGCCATCTATGTTTTTGCATCACAGTTTGCAGATCCACTTTCTGATCCAGATTTCTGGAAAAAATGGAAAGATTTTGAGATTCAGCATGGTAATGAGGACACTTTCAGGGAAATGCTTCGTATAGGTCGTAGTGTTTCTGCGAGCTACAGCCAGGTAACTTCTAATTTCTGTTGTCGAGTCTGAGCTGGTAGATATGTAGTTTATACGGTTTCTGACTTAACACTGTCTCTGACAGACACATGTCATCCTGCCTGAGTACTTGATGCAAAAAGATCAAAATATGAACGTGGAGGAAGCTGTGAACACACTGAAGCGTGCAGGGGTCCCAGAGGATGAAATGGCTGCTCTAGAAAGGCAGTTGGCTCCTGCAACCAACAATTTGCCTTCTAAGGATGGTATCCGGACAGTGAGCTTTGTCAGTGCTGGATCTGAATCACAGTCAGATGGTGTTAGGCAAGTGACTGCTAACAGTGAAGATATTGAGTTGCCTGAGGAGAGTGATTCAGATGACGAGAAAATTGAAATTTCTCAGAAGGATGTTCCTGCTTCTGT includes these proteins:
- the LOC122016169 gene encoding pre-mRNA-splicing factor SYF1-like codes for the protein MSVATQTAISSPFRRRAVIYERALKALPGSYKLWHAYLRERLEAVRGRPVNDPAFDSLNNTFESALVTMHKMPRVWLMYLASLSEQRLLTRARRTFDRALRSLPVTQHDRIWEPYLTLVSLPGVPVETSLRVFRRYLLFDLSHIEDFINFLMASKRWQEAAERLAGVLNDNSFRSIKGKTRHQLWLELCDLLTHHATEVSGLNVDAIIRGGIRRYTDEVGRLWTSLADYYVRRGLYEKARDIFEEGVQIVTTVRDFSVIFESYAQFEQSALEAKMETAEEEKEDGEGEEDERKVDLSKLSKKFLHGFWLNDDNDTDLRMERFENLLSRRPELLNSVLLRQNPHNVEQWHRRVKIFENDPAKQVFTYTEAVRTIDPLKAVGKPHTLWVAFARLYESHNDLKNARDIFEKAVNVNYKAVDHLATVWCEYAEMELRHKEFRTAIELMRKATAEPSVEVKRRVAADGNEPVQMKLHKSLRLWSFYVDLEESLGMLESTRIVYERILDLRIATPQIILNYAFFLEENKYFEDAFKVYERGVKIFKYPHVKDIWVTYLSKFVKRYGKTKLERVRELFEHAIEQAPENEVKPIFLQYARLEEEYGLAKRAMKVYDQAVKTVPDSEKLSMYEIYIARAASIFGVPKTREIYQQAIESGLHDNDAKKMCLKYAELEKNLGEIDRARAIYVFASQFADPLSDPDFWKKWKDFEIQHGNEDTFREMLRIGRSVSASYSQTHVILPEYLMQKDQNMNVEEAVNTLKRAGVPEDEMAALERQLAPATNNLPSKDGIRTVSFVSAGSESQSDGVRQVTANSEDIELPEESDSDDEKIEISQKDVPASVFGDLANKRALDADHEAEAKDNTDSTHLGALERIKRQRQQ